One window from the genome of Rhodobacteraceae bacterium S2214 encodes:
- a CDS encoding flagellar basal body-associated FliL family protein: MTDAAELEVPPPPKKTKLPLILGFVLLLAGAGGGFTLVKIGIIGGKTNEVAGDSTETSDIPPESEDVAFVPLDPMVITLSSGSDRQLLRFTAQLDVNPAAVEEVEKIKPRIIDILNGYLRALEVEDLEAPAALIKIRSQMLHRVRIVAGENRVNDLLVMEFVLN; this comes from the coding sequence ATGACCGACGCTGCCGAACTAGAGGTGCCACCACCGCCCAAAAAAACGAAACTTCCGCTAATCCTAGGGTTTGTACTGTTGCTCGCGGGCGCGGGAGGGGGCTTCACCCTCGTAAAGATCGGCATCATCGGCGGGAAAACAAATGAGGTAGCCGGAGATTCTACAGAAACTTCGGATATTCCGCCCGAAAGCGAAGATGTGGCCTTCGTCCCATTAGACCCCATGGTAATTACACTATCTAGCGGGTCGGACAGGCAATTACTCCGTTTTACAGCCCAGCTAGATGTCAACCCAGCCGCGGTAGAAGAAGTCGAGAAAATTAAGCCGCGAATTATCGACATCTTAAACGGTTATTTAAGAGCTTTAGAAGTAGAAGATCTCGAAGCACCAGCGGCGCTAATTAAAATTCGCTCGCAGATGTTGCACCGCGTCAGAATCGTTGCCGGCGAAAACCGCGTCAATGACTTACTGGTAATGGAATTTGTACTTAATTAG
- the motA gene encoding flagellar motor stator protein MotA, which produces MIGLVGIVIIFVMVFGGYLLAGGKMGIILKSLPFEMIMIVGAAVGAFVISNDTAGIKHTAKDVGKVFKGPTWKTSDYRDLLCLLFELLRIARTNPVELEAHIEDPTSSEIFERYPKIAADKEAIGLICDTLRSGSMNYDDPHQVEEVLEKRIDATHHHNMHSTHALQSIADGLPALGIVAAVLGIIKTMGSIDQPPEVLGKLIGGALVGTFLGVFLAYGLVGPFALRVGAVIEEDAHFYRLIREVLVANLHRHAPNICIEVGRQNTPSHFRPSFTDLEEALKSLKKEAS; this is translated from the coding sequence ATGATAGGACTAGTTGGCATTGTCATCATTTTTGTAATGGTGTTCGGCGGTTACCTCCTCGCTGGCGGTAAAATGGGCATTATCCTCAAATCCCTGCCATTCGAGATGATAATGATTGTGGGGGCAGCAGTTGGTGCGTTTGTCATCAGTAACGATACAGCTGGCATTAAGCATACAGCGAAAGATGTCGGGAAAGTTTTCAAAGGTCCAACTTGGAAAACAAGCGACTACCGCGATCTTCTTTGTCTTCTATTTGAGTTGCTTCGCATCGCAAGGACAAACCCAGTTGAACTTGAAGCGCATATTGAGGATCCGACCAGTTCTGAAATATTTGAACGGTATCCAAAGATCGCAGCAGACAAAGAAGCTATTGGCTTGATCTGCGACACCCTTCGGTCAGGGTCAATGAACTATGACGATCCTCATCAGGTCGAAGAGGTCTTGGAAAAACGCATCGATGCGACCCACCATCACAATATGCATTCGACACATGCCTTACAGAGCATCGCTGACGGGCTGCCTGCCCTAGGAATTGTCGCTGCTGTTTTGGGAATCATCAAAACAATGGGCTCAATTGATCAACCTCCAGAAGTCCTCGGGAAATTGATCGGTGGGGCACTTGTCGGTACATTTCTAGGTGTTTTTTTAGCCTATGGCTTAGTAGGCCCATTTGCTCTTCGCGTTGGTGCCGTCATCGAGGAAGATGCGCACTTCTATCGGTTAATCCGTGAAGTACTGGTCGCAAACCTTCACCGTCATGCACCAAACATTTGCATTGAGGTCGGACGCCAGAATACTCCATCGCATTTCCGTCCGTCGTTTACCGATCTCGAAGAAGCATTGAAATCTCTCAAAAAAGAAGCGTCCTAA
- the fliF gene encoding flagellar M-ring protein FliF: protein MQNLLDVWNRLSIGQRVAAIGSSIGVFLVVLFLVQSPGARDMSLLFGGLEPSAAGDVLTALDQQGVIYEVRGGAIYVETTARDSLRLVLAGQGLPVSGVNGYELLDNLSGFSTTSQMFDATYWRAKEGELARTIVANPRFRSARVHISSASTRSFQRSEPPSAAVTVQSSTGIISASQVKALQYLVASAVSGLVPENVAIIDATAGLLSGADDLPGAAADNEQADILRARAERLLLARVGAGNAVVELTMETVTDSETISERTVDPDSRVAISTEVQESAEKSEDSRGGEVTVASNLPDGDAAGGGTANNENSETRALTNFEVSETQREIKRLPGAVKRLTVAVLINDAVIKNPDGTTTVEPRSDEELADLQELVTSAVGFDEARGDQITLRSMPFEPIPELGTEVFADSISTSSLDMMQLIQIGVLAAVALILGLFVVKPILSPKPGMAALPPPDEGAESTSFVEDDAPQMMSAFPDMMSIEGPSDDGLGFGDMGGSAADDPVTRLQDMITDRETETLQILENWMDDPERKEPA, encoded by the coding sequence TTGCAAAATTTACTCGACGTTTGGAATCGGTTGAGCATCGGGCAGCGGGTCGCGGCGATTGGCTCGAGTATTGGTGTTTTCTTGGTTGTCTTGTTTCTTGTGCAATCCCCTGGCGCGCGAGACATGTCACTGTTGTTCGGGGGGCTAGAACCAAGCGCGGCAGGTGACGTGCTAACTGCGCTTGACCAACAAGGTGTCATATACGAAGTGCGCGGTGGGGCGATCTATGTCGAAACGACCGCGCGCGATTCGCTTAGACTTGTTCTGGCGGGGCAGGGTTTACCGGTCAGTGGAGTCAACGGGTACGAATTGTTAGACAATCTCAGCGGGTTTTCGACAACGTCCCAAATGTTCGATGCGACATACTGGCGGGCAAAAGAAGGGGAACTTGCGCGTACAATTGTTGCGAACCCGCGCTTCCGTAGCGCGAGAGTTCATATTTCCTCTGCGTCGACGCGATCATTTCAACGATCGGAACCACCAAGCGCTGCAGTGACTGTGCAGTCATCCACAGGGATAATTTCCGCCAGTCAAGTCAAGGCGCTTCAGTACCTCGTTGCCTCTGCTGTCAGCGGCTTGGTTCCCGAAAATGTCGCAATTATTGACGCTACTGCGGGGCTTCTGTCAGGTGCCGATGATTTGCCCGGCGCCGCTGCGGATAATGAGCAAGCTGATATTCTTCGTGCGCGAGCTGAAAGGCTATTGTTGGCGCGGGTGGGGGCAGGGAATGCGGTTGTCGAACTCACAATGGAAACAGTCACTGATTCTGAGACGATATCCGAACGCACGGTGGATCCTGACAGCCGCGTAGCGATTAGTACAGAGGTTCAGGAAAGCGCTGAAAAATCGGAAGATTCCCGCGGCGGGGAGGTGACTGTTGCGTCCAATCTTCCAGACGGTGACGCAGCCGGCGGCGGAACAGCCAATAATGAGAATAGCGAAACACGCGCGCTCACAAATTTTGAGGTCTCTGAAACGCAAAGGGAAATTAAGCGACTGCCGGGTGCGGTTAAGCGCCTAACTGTGGCGGTATTGATCAATGATGCGGTGATCAAGAACCCTGATGGAACCACAACAGTTGAACCACGGTCGGACGAAGAATTGGCTGATCTACAAGAATTGGTAACGTCTGCCGTCGGCTTCGACGAGGCAAGAGGTGACCAAATCACTTTGCGATCAATGCCATTTGAGCCAATCCCTGAATTAGGGACAGAAGTATTCGCCGACAGTATTTCGACGTCATCTTTAGACATGATGCAACTCATTCAAATCGGGGTTTTGGCCGCAGTTGCGCTGATCCTCGGATTGTTTGTCGTGAAACCTATTTTGTCACCGAAGCCCGGAATGGCAGCCTTGCCACCGCCTGATGAAGGGGCGGAAAGCACCAGTTTCGTTGAAGACGATGCCCCACAAATGATGTCCGCCTTTCCGGACATGATGTCGATCGAAGGGCCAAGCGACGACGGTTTAGGTTTTGGTGACATGGGTGGAAGCGCCGCAGATGACCCAGTCACAAGATTGCAGGACATGATCACGGATCGGGAGACTGAAACGCTGCAAATTCTTGAAAATTGGATGGACGATCCTGAGCGGAAGGAGCCCGCATAA